One stretch of Zingiber officinale cultivar Zhangliang chromosome 6B, Zo_v1.1, whole genome shotgun sequence DNA includes these proteins:
- the LOC121992420 gene encoding annexin-like protein RJ4 isoform X2 — protein sequence MATLSVPEPVPSPAEDAESIHAAVKGWGTDEKALINILAHRNATQRKEIELAYEELFNENLTKRLESELKGDFEKAVYRWNFEPIEREAVMAYIAMKKSFNFHVVIEIACVNSPNELLAVKQAYQAKYRHSLEEDVASHTAGDLHKLLFALVSAYRYDGEDIDVRLAKSEAKVLQELIEENKLNHDEIIRILGTRSKAQIYATFNCYREEYGTPIEEVLAGESADEFALALRAAVACIVDPHLYFVEVLHAALEKSDEDTVTRIIVLHAEKDLGEIKEKFQKRKNVPLEYAVAKKTSGDYKAFLLALLGD from the exons ATGGCGACGCTTTCTGTTCCGGAACCAGTTCCTTCCCCAGCTGAGGACGCCGAGAGCATCCACGCGGCCGTCAAAG GATGGGGAACTGACGAGAAGGCACTGATCAACATTTTAGCACATAGAAATGCCACTCAAAGAAAGGAGATTGAGTTGGCTTATGAGGAATTGTTCAACGAGAATCTCACCAAAAGACTTGAGTCAGAACTGAAAGGAGACTTTGAG AAAGCTGTATACCGCTGGAATTTTGAGCCAATCGAGAGAGAGGCTGTGATGGCTTATATTGCTATGAAGAAGAGTTTTAATTTCCATGTGGTCATAGAAATTGCATGCGTCAATTCTCCAAATGAGCTTCTAGCTGTGAAGCAAGCATACCAAGCTAAATATCGACACTCTTTGGAAGAAGATGTTGCTTCTCACACTGCTGGAGATTTGCACAAG CTATTGTTTGCACTTGTAAGTGCATACCGCTACGACGGAGAGGATATTGATGTGAGGTTAGCTAAATCAGAAGCCAAAGTTCTGCAAGAGCTTATAGAGGAGAATAAACTGAACCATGATGAAATCATACGAATCTTGGGTACTAGAAGCAAGGCACAGATCTATGCTACTTTCAATTGCTACAGAGAAGAATATGGTACTCCAATCGAAGAG GTTTTGGCTGGTGAATCTGCAGATGAATTTGCACTGGCACTCCGAGCAGCAGTTGCTTGCATCGTTGATCCCCACTTGTACTTTGTTGAG GTTCTTCATGCTGCTCTTGAGAAATCCGACGAAGACACAGTTACTCGCATTATTGTTCTGCACGCTGAAAAGGATCTTGGGGAGATCAAAGAGAAGTTTCAGAAGCGGAAGAATGTTCCCCTTGAATATGCAGTGGCTAAAAAGACTTCTGGGGACTACAAGGCCTTTCTCCTTGCTTTATTGGGTGATTGA
- the LOC121992420 gene encoding annexin-like protein RJ4 isoform X1, whose product MATLSVPEPVPSPAEDAESIHAAVKGWGTDEKALINILAHRNATQRKEIELAYEELFNENLTKRLESELKGDFEKAVYRWNFEPIEREAVMAYIAMKKSFNFHVVIEIACVNSPNELLAVKQAYQAKYRHSLEEDVASHTAGDLHKLLFALVSAYRYDGEDIDVRLAKSEAKVLQELIEENKLNHDEIIRILGTRSKAQIYATFNCYREEYGTPIEEHFDQVLAGESADEFALALRAAVACIVDPHLYFVEVLHAALEKSDEDTVTRIIVLHAEKDLGEIKEKFQKRKNVPLEYAVAKKTSGDYKAFLLALLGD is encoded by the exons ATGGCGACGCTTTCTGTTCCGGAACCAGTTCCTTCCCCAGCTGAGGACGCCGAGAGCATCCACGCGGCCGTCAAAG GATGGGGAACTGACGAGAAGGCACTGATCAACATTTTAGCACATAGAAATGCCACTCAAAGAAAGGAGATTGAGTTGGCTTATGAGGAATTGTTCAACGAGAATCTCACCAAAAGACTTGAGTCAGAACTGAAAGGAGACTTTGAG AAAGCTGTATACCGCTGGAATTTTGAGCCAATCGAGAGAGAGGCTGTGATGGCTTATATTGCTATGAAGAAGAGTTTTAATTTCCATGTGGTCATAGAAATTGCATGCGTCAATTCTCCAAATGAGCTTCTAGCTGTGAAGCAAGCATACCAAGCTAAATATCGACACTCTTTGGAAGAAGATGTTGCTTCTCACACTGCTGGAGATTTGCACAAG CTATTGTTTGCACTTGTAAGTGCATACCGCTACGACGGAGAGGATATTGATGTGAGGTTAGCTAAATCAGAAGCCAAAGTTCTGCAAGAGCTTATAGAGGAGAATAAACTGAACCATGATGAAATCATACGAATCTTGGGTACTAGAAGCAAGGCACAGATCTATGCTACTTTCAATTGCTACAGAGAAGAATATGGTACTCCAATCGAAGAG CACTTTGATCAGGTTTTGGCTGGTGAATCTGCAGATGAATTTGCACTGGCACTCCGAGCAGCAGTTGCTTGCATCGTTGATCCCCACTTGTACTTTGTTGAG GTTCTTCATGCTGCTCTTGAGAAATCCGACGAAGACACAGTTACTCGCATTATTGTTCTGCACGCTGAAAAGGATCTTGGGGAGATCAAAGAGAAGTTTCAGAAGCGGAAGAATGTTCCCCTTGAATATGCAGTGGCTAAAAAGACTTCTGGGGACTACAAGGCCTTTCTCCTTGCTTTATTGGGTGATTGA